One Vibrio pomeroyi genomic region harbors:
- the glgX gene encoding glycogen debranching protein GlgX, protein MTRTLARPYPLGATLGNTGCNFSIYSPDCKSLSLALFDENDEFTTYKLENEYADIRYVFIEGIKAGQKYGFIAETDNGPILLSDPYAKAISEPLDYVTPYSNEKSFAMAKCVVVDDTFDWQDVEKPRISREETVLFETHVKGLSQLHPEVETNTKGRYLGLVSPEMLAFYKQQNINSLQLLPIAACMHEPHLLDMGKVNYWGYNPYLFMVPDPRYAEKDAVTELKTAIRELHRNGIEVILDVVYNHTAEGGEGGTTFNLKALDSRYYIKHGCHYANFTGCGNTVDLTHQPALNLVMDTLRYWVSEYQVDGFRFDLAATLGREGDNYNPEAAFFKAVAQDPVLKETKLIAEPWDIGPNGYQVGNFPLGWNECNDKLRDITRSFWRGDQGYLKEFATRLMGSRDIYSAAHWPYKLTVNYITYHDGFTMQDLVSYKHKHNEENGENNRDGHGDNRSENYGVEGETENLLVIATREKQKRNFMASLLFAFGIPHILTADVLSHTQKGNNNAYCQDGVTSWLNWEDSERKTYFKTWLSEMISARQQYMVPFIKAFSGEKRNSNRIFWSRVDGTLMEHDDWNRLSSVALHLGIGKDGDELIYLINQTNAPARFALPKDRDQNWVTICDTNLRNVKPGHAEGEMLLSPTSMAILHYSPGKTESIQVKS, encoded by the coding sequence ATGACTAGAACGCTCGCTCGCCCTTATCCGCTAGGCGCAACGCTAGGTAACACTGGCTGCAACTTCTCAATTTATTCTCCTGACTGTAAATCTCTCTCTCTCGCTCTTTTTGATGAGAACGATGAATTCACTACTTATAAATTGGAAAATGAATACGCTGATATCAGATATGTATTTATTGAAGGTATTAAAGCAGGACAAAAATACGGTTTCATTGCAGAAACAGACAATGGCCCTATCCTACTTTCAGACCCGTACGCGAAAGCAATAAGCGAACCGCTCGATTACGTTACGCCCTATAGCAATGAGAAGAGCTTTGCGATGGCGAAATGTGTCGTTGTCGATGACACCTTCGATTGGCAAGACGTGGAAAAGCCGCGAATTAGCCGTGAAGAGACCGTTCTATTTGAAACCCATGTAAAAGGTTTATCTCAACTTCATCCAGAAGTAGAGACCAATACTAAAGGCCGTTACTTGGGATTAGTCAGTCCTGAAATGCTTGCGTTCTACAAACAGCAAAACATCAACTCTCTACAACTTTTACCTATTGCAGCATGTATGCACGAACCTCACCTATTGGATATGGGGAAAGTGAACTACTGGGGTTACAACCCATATTTGTTCATGGTGCCAGACCCTCGCTATGCAGAGAAAGACGCGGTTACGGAACTTAAGACTGCGATTCGTGAGCTGCACCGCAATGGTATCGAGGTCATTCTAGACGTTGTGTACAACCACACCGCTGAAGGTGGTGAAGGCGGTACAACCTTCAACCTAAAAGCGTTAGATAGCCGCTACTACATCAAGCATGGTTGTCATTACGCGAACTTCACAGGTTGTGGTAATACGGTCGACCTCACCCACCAGCCTGCACTCAACTTAGTCATGGATACGCTTCGTTACTGGGTGAGTGAGTACCAAGTCGACGGCTTCCGTTTTGATTTGGCTGCAACACTGGGGCGAGAAGGTGACAACTACAACCCTGAGGCTGCTTTCTTTAAAGCCGTTGCTCAAGATCCGGTACTGAAAGAAACTAAGCTAATCGCAGAACCTTGGGATATTGGACCTAATGGTTATCAAGTCGGTAATTTCCCGCTAGGTTGGAATGAGTGTAATGACAAGCTTAGAGACATCACTCGTAGCTTCTGGCGCGGTGACCAAGGCTACCTGAAAGAGTTTGCGACTCGCTTGATGGGTTCACGTGACATCTACAGCGCTGCGCACTGGCCGTACAAATTGACCGTCAACTACATCACTTACCACGACGGCTTCACCATGCAAGATCTTGTTTCGTACAAGCACAAGCACAATGAGGAAAATGGTGAGAACAACCGCGATGGGCACGGTGACAATCGCTCTGAAAACTACGGTGTAGAGGGCGAGACCGAAAACCTATTGGTTATTGCAACCCGTGAAAAGCAGAAACGTAACTTCATGGCCAGCCTGCTGTTTGCCTTCGGTATTCCGCATATCCTGACAGCAGACGTGTTATCCCATACTCAAAAGGGTAACAACAACGCATACTGCCAAGATGGTGTGACAAGCTGGCTTAACTGGGAAGATTCTGAGCGCAAGACATACTTCAAGACTTGGTTATCGGAAATGATTTCTGCTCGTCAGCAATACATGGTGCCATTTATTAAGGCATTCAGTGGCGAAAAACGTAACTCTAACCGCATCTTCTGGAGCCGTGTCGATGGCACGCTGATGGAGCATGATGATTGGAACCGCTTAAGTTCAGTAGCACTGCATCTTGGTATCGGCAAAGACGGCGACGAACTGATTTATCTCATCAACCAAACCAACGCCCCTGCACGCTTCGCATTACCTAAGGATCGCGATCAAAACTGGGTGACCATTTGTGATACCAACCTGAGAAATGTAAAACCGGGTCATGCTGAAGGTGAAATGCTGTTATCGCCAACTTCGATGGCTATTTTGCATTATTCGCCAGGTAAGACTGAGTCAATCCAAGTTAAAAGCTAA
- the lamB gene encoding maltoporin LamB: protein MKKVSLIAAAVATTLAAGSAFAVDFNGYMRAGTGISGNGNGDVSVNKNGIGRLGNENDNYSEFGLAEELKTGEQTWRVESMIASGAPGANGWEDSDFNVAQFAVKAKGVLSFDQEATLWAGKTYYQRKDIHITDFYYLNTSGTGGGVENISIGDQKLSVALIQDGDTDDSTGYIFDARLANIGLWQDASLEFALAYNFATDSDDASESADDGLLASAILHQGTSNGFHQTVLQYGTNGYGVQAANFWGSGSYYARGTETFNEASGFRLINWGVMNLGESWEMGHQLAYLAGSDIGGADKDGNYTNKTFDIDQYSAVVRPMYKWNDTMRTVFEAGYNAGERIAEGGLATEDFGNAKFTVAQAWAMGDSFWARPEIRVYGSYILDTENKEAFNGDDTEYVFGIQAEAWW, encoded by the coding sequence ATGAAAAAAGTAAGTTTGATTGCTGCTGCAGTGGCGACTACGCTAGCTGCTGGCTCTGCGTTCGCTGTTGACTTTAACGGTTACATGCGTGCTGGTACTGGTATCAGCGGTAACGGTAATGGTGATGTATCAGTTAACAAAAACGGTATTGGTCGTCTAGGTAACGAAAATGACAACTACTCTGAGTTTGGTTTAGCTGAAGAACTAAAAACGGGTGAGCAAACGTGGCGCGTTGAGTCAATGATTGCTTCTGGTGCACCAGGCGCAAATGGTTGGGAAGATTCTGATTTTAACGTTGCTCAGTTCGCAGTTAAAGCGAAAGGCGTTCTATCTTTCGACCAAGAAGCGACTCTTTGGGCTGGTAAAACATACTACCAACGTAAAGACATCCACATTACTGACTTCTACTACCTAAATACATCTGGTACTGGTGGTGGTGTTGAAAACATTTCTATTGGCGACCAAAAACTATCTGTTGCATTGATTCAAGATGGCGACACTGATGATTCAACTGGTTACATCTTTGATGCTCGTCTAGCGAACATCGGTCTTTGGCAAGATGCTTCTCTAGAGTTTGCTCTAGCGTACAACTTCGCAACTGATTCAGATGACGCAAGCGAGTCTGCTGACGACGGCCTACTAGCTTCTGCGATTTTACACCAAGGAACTAGCAACGGTTTCCACCAAACAGTACTTCAGTACGGTACTAACGGCTACGGCGTACAAGCTGCAAACTTCTGGGGTTCTGGTTCTTACTACGCACGTGGTACTGAAACATTCAACGAAGCATCTGGTTTCCGTTTAATTAACTGGGGTGTAATGAACCTTGGCGAATCTTGGGAAATGGGTCACCAACTAGCTTACCTAGCGGGTAGCGATATTGGTGGTGCAGACAAAGATGGTAACTACACAAACAAGACTTTCGATATCGACCAGTACTCTGCTGTAGTTCGTCCAATGTACAAGTGGAACGACACTATGCGTACAGTATTTGAAGCTGGCTACAACGCTGGTGAGCGAATTGCTGAAGGTGGTCTAGCGACTGAAGATTTCGGTAACGCTAAATTCACAGTAGCTCAAGCTTGGGCTATGGGTGACAGCTTCTGGGCTCGTCCTGAAATCCGCGTTTACGGTTCTTACATCCTAGATACTGAAAACAAAGAAGCATTCAATGGCGACGATACAGAATATGTATTCGGTATCCAAGCTGAAGCTTGGTGGTAA
- a CDS encoding MalM family protein: protein MYFKALMLSGCVALAGCQSAQVVEQVQVAQAEQVNSIAGLQFAPMKLPSSAIFDVTPDSQILNYQGINSPVVAIELPADRGEYSIKITSMIGETAFVPNAVIYDKNGRELERYGKDSFEYAKPRLHLGNRLVAENDFYPPTTAESVYLVIYTEQEDLGGFTDVIHPARLDAEGRGNYLPEVEDIPVPNANVGKIEVTIDRVGFFSFGSSSESNAKPAAAAKVETIQPETQTYYHNAIQAAVDADNIPKALSLLDEAKALGIEGAQEVFVKAVNKK, encoded by the coding sequence ATGTATTTTAAAGCTCTAATGTTGAGTGGCTGTGTTGCGTTGGCCGGTTGTCAATCTGCACAAGTAGTTGAGCAAGTGCAAGTGGCACAGGCTGAACAAGTTAACTCTATTGCTGGTCTTCAATTTGCCCCGATGAAGCTTCCAAGCTCGGCAATTTTTGATGTAACACCAGACAGTCAAATTTTAAACTATCAGGGTATAAACAGCCCTGTAGTAGCGATCGAACTACCAGCGGATCGTGGTGAATACTCTATTAAGATCACTAGCATGATCGGTGAGACTGCATTTGTTCCTAATGCGGTTATCTATGATAAGAACGGTCGTGAGTTGGAGCGTTACGGTAAAGACAGCTTTGAATACGCTAAGCCTAGGTTGCATTTGGGCAACCGTCTTGTTGCAGAAAATGATTTCTACCCACCGACAACTGCTGAGTCTGTGTATTTAGTCATCTATACAGAGCAAGAAGATCTTGGTGGTTTTACTGATGTAATTCACCCTGCACGTCTAGATGCGGAAGGCCGTGGTAACTATTTGCCAGAAGTAGAAGACATTCCAGTTCCAAATGCGAATGTCGGTAAGATAGAAGTAACGATTGATAGAGTGGGCTTCTTCTCATTTGGCTCTAGCAGTGAATCTAACGCTAAACCAGCGGCGGCAGCTAAGGTTGAGACAATTCAACCAGAAACACAAACTTACTACCATAATGCTATTCAGGCAGCAGTAGACGCAGACAATATTCCAAAAGCACTTAGCTTATTAGATGAAGCAAAAGCATTGGGTATTGAAGGCGCACAAGAAGTTTTTGTAAAAGCCGTCAATAAAAAGTAG
- the pulA gene encoding pullulanase-type alpha-1,6-glucosidase: MTKKKSFKRSTLAKAMLPLFTATLIAGCGSDNESDNGTDPGNSGLYPAAENEVVIYYKRDVAAASSSGSTYDGWGLHLWNGEGCTSTDLVGMGLSETGTDWNSPYEYDGISDTYGAYYVLKVDPDASDPHKCMNFILHNGDEKAFGSANSKVELTKLGDSQGVFGFHGSSELYYDPISERPVNIDGQKAHWLDATTIGWEAASNADSVKLFYALDNSITMNDDKEIVGGTAIELSKDGELSSELKERFRHLASLPAVAIDVDDTTLRTILKSQIILVAYNSNGDVTSSTEVQKPGVLDAVFASEDAGNAMAEELGAIVEGSAATFKLWAPTAQDVELVLYSDDLLSSQVIPMTENTETGIWATDAVSNAVNSYYRYQVKVYHPTTGNIETRLVTDPYSLSLSKNSAYSQVIDLNDSTLKPANWDDYERPTVEKDEDHVLYESHLRDFSFSDKLGTANLNGKYLALTEAERESVKHLQALQEAGLTTLHILPAFDIATVDEDEASRVDITDTVGKLCNVKPAAALCGNEDENKVIEDVLDGYDPSTGDAQALMNDLRMLDSFNWGYDPFHYTVPEGSYATDPNGSKRILEFRQMVKATHDMDLKLIMDVVYNHTNASGVNDKSVLDKIVPGYYHRLNVNTGGVENSTCCDNTATENLMMGKLMVDSLKVWADDYKVDGFRFDLMGHQPKDVMVEALAEVRKIDENTLFYGEGWDFGEVANNARFDQANQVNMAGTEIGTFSDRLRDAVRGGSPFDGGVDSEGNHPLRFNQGFGNAAIANDETKVDQESINGRLHNQDLVRLGMAGNLAEYVLIDYKGDTKLGKNVDYNGAPAGYTKMPSENISYVSKHDNQTLWDNNAYKIAAGTSSAKRARMQSVSLSTVMLGQGIPFIHMGSELLRSKSMQRDSYDSGDWYNRVMFDGTDNNWNVGLPREDKDGANWDLIKTIIADPTAKPDADDIELTKQQFLELLKIRSSSELFRLDTADEVMKRVDFHNVGEDQVEGLIVMSIDDGVSAGTDLDPENDAIVAVVNSTNETQSFKITGATDFTLHTVQQNSADDTVKDASFATETFTVPALTTAVFVQAQSGAQGAGLPVDNSDKDVSSIPPYGQTTVYVRGDMNGWNPVDDWAMSFIANGVYSVTGNLEAGNYGFKFADADWESPNFGCDSVELADGSIDLGTDGNCQLSVTEAGSYTFTLNAIHELDEEVDGPVVSVTKQ; encoded by the coding sequence ATCACCAAAAAGAAGAGCTTCAAACGCTCTACATTGGCCAAAGCAATGTTACCGCTCTTCACCGCTACTTTGATCGCGGGTTGTGGTAGTGATAATGAGAGCGACAACGGTACAGACCCTGGCAACAGTGGTTTATACCCTGCAGCTGAAAACGAAGTCGTTATTTACTACAAACGCGATGTTGCCGCTGCAAGCTCATCTGGCTCAACTTACGACGGTTGGGGGCTGCACCTTTGGAATGGTGAAGGCTGTACCAGCACAGATTTAGTCGGCATGGGATTAAGTGAAACCGGAACCGACTGGAACAGCCCTTACGAATACGACGGCATTAGCGATACTTACGGCGCCTATTATGTGTTGAAAGTTGACCCAGATGCCTCTGACCCACACAAATGCATGAACTTCATCTTGCACAATGGTGATGAGAAAGCATTTGGCAGTGCTAACTCAAAAGTCGAGTTAACTAAGCTTGGCGATTCACAAGGCGTATTCGGTTTCCATGGCAGCAGTGAGTTGTACTACGACCCTATTTCAGAGCGACCAGTCAATATTGATGGCCAAAAAGCACACTGGCTAGATGCAACCACAATTGGTTGGGAAGCGGCTAGCAATGCAGACTCTGTGAAGCTCTTCTATGCACTAGACAACAGCATCACAATGAACGATGACAAAGAGATTGTCGGCGGAACTGCAATTGAACTAAGCAAAGACGGAGAACTATCTTCTGAATTAAAAGAACGTTTCCGACACCTAGCAAGCTTACCAGCAGTGGCAATTGATGTTGATGACACAACACTGCGCACCATTTTGAAGTCTCAGATAATTCTTGTTGCCTACAACTCAAATGGCGACGTTACCTCTTCAACTGAGGTTCAAAAGCCGGGTGTGCTTGATGCGGTATTTGCCAGTGAAGATGCTGGTAATGCGATGGCTGAAGAACTAGGTGCGATTGTTGAAGGCAGTGCGGCTACCTTCAAACTTTGGGCACCAACAGCGCAAGATGTAGAACTCGTACTGTACAGTGATGATCTGCTAAGTTCACAAGTAATCCCGATGACGGAAAACACTGAGACAGGCATTTGGGCGACTGATGCCGTGTCTAATGCAGTGAACAGTTACTACCGTTACCAAGTGAAGGTTTATCACCCAACCACAGGCAATATCGAAACTCGCCTTGTGACAGACCCATACTCTCTCAGTTTGTCAAAGAACTCAGCATACTCTCAAGTGATTGACCTGAATGATTCAACCTTGAAACCGGCGAACTGGGACGACTACGAACGACCAACCGTAGAGAAAGACGAAGATCATGTACTTTACGAATCTCACCTTCGTGACTTTAGTTTCAGCGACAAGCTAGGTACAGCAAACCTAAATGGAAAATACCTCGCTCTCACAGAAGCAGAGCGTGAGTCGGTCAAACACCTACAAGCTCTGCAAGAAGCAGGCTTAACGACACTGCATATCTTACCGGCATTTGATATCGCTACCGTCGATGAAGATGAAGCGAGCCGTGTCGATATTACGGACACCGTTGGTAAGCTATGTAATGTAAAACCTGCTGCCGCCTTGTGTGGAAACGAAGACGAAAATAAGGTCATCGAGGATGTACTCGATGGTTATGACCCTTCTACAGGCGATGCCCAAGCGCTAATGAACGACCTGCGCATGCTTGACAGTTTCAACTGGGGCTACGACCCATTCCACTACACAGTTCCAGAGGGGAGCTACGCGACAGATCCTAACGGTTCGAAGCGTATTCTAGAGTTCCGTCAAATGGTAAAAGCCACACACGACATGGATCTTAAGCTGATCATGGACGTGGTATACAACCACACCAACGCGTCTGGCGTAAACGATAAGTCAGTATTGGATAAGATTGTCCCTGGGTACTACCACCGTCTTAACGTCAACACAGGTGGCGTAGAGAACTCAACATGTTGTGACAACACCGCGACCGAAAACCTGATGATGGGTAAATTGATGGTCGACTCACTTAAGGTATGGGCTGACGACTATAAAGTGGATGGTTTCCGTTTTGACTTAATGGGCCACCAGCCGAAAGACGTGATGGTAGAAGCTCTTGCTGAAGTACGCAAAATCGACGAAAACACACTGTTCTACGGTGAAGGTTGGGATTTTGGCGAGGTAGCAAACAACGCACGCTTCGACCAAGCAAACCAAGTCAACATGGCAGGTACAGAAATCGGCACCTTCTCTGACCGCTTGCGTGACGCAGTTCGTGGCGGTAGCCCGTTTGATGGTGGCGTCGATTCAGAAGGTAATCACCCACTTCGCTTCAACCAAGGCTTCGGTAACGCTGCGATTGCTAACGATGAAACCAAAGTCGATCAAGAATCTATCAACGGTCGTTTACACAACCAAGACCTTGTCCGCTTAGGCATGGCGGGTAACCTCGCAGAATACGTGCTGATTGATTACAAAGGCGATACAAAACTGGGTAAAAACGTCGACTACAACGGTGCACCGGCTGGTTACACCAAGATGCCTTCAGAGAACATATCTTACGTTTCAAAACACGATAACCAAACACTTTGGGATAACAACGCTTACAAAATCGCCGCAGGTACTAGCTCTGCAAAGCGTGCTCGCATGCAATCTGTATCGCTTTCTACCGTGATGTTAGGCCAAGGTATACCTTTCATCCACATGGGTTCTGAACTGCTTCGTTCTAAGTCGATGCAGCGCGATTCTTACGATTCTGGTGACTGGTACAACCGCGTAATGTTTGATGGTACTGATAACAACTGGAATGTCGGCTTACCTCGTGAAGACAAAGACGGTGCAAACTGGGATCTGATCAAAACTATCATTGCTGACCCAACGGCGAAACCAGACGCAGACGACATTGAGTTAACTAAGCAGCAATTCCTTGAGCTATTAAAGATCCGTAGCTCAAGTGAACTGTTCCGCTTAGATACAGCTGACGAAGTCATGAAACGAGTCGATTTCCATAACGTTGGCGAAGACCAAGTCGAAGGCCTGATTGTCATGTCTATCGATGATGGTGTATCCGCAGGTACAGACCTCGATCCAGAGAACGATGCGATTGTCGCAGTTGTAAACTCAACCAATGAAACTCAATCGTTCAAAATCACAGGAGCGACAGACTTTACACTTCACACAGTTCAACAAAACTCAGCTGACGACACCGTTAAAGACGCAAGCTTTGCTACTGAAACCTTCACGGTACCTGCACTAACCACCGCTGTGTTCGTGCAAGCACAAAGCGGTGCACAAGGTGCTGGTTTGCCGGTAGATAACTCAGATAAGGATGTGTCTAGTATTCCACCATACGGCCAAACAACAGTTTACGTTCGTGGTGACATGAATGGATGGAATCCTGTTGATGATTGGGCTATGAGCTTTATTGCTAATGGGGTTTACTCTGTAACAGGCAACTTAGAAGCGGGTAACTATGGCTTCAAGTTTGCTGATGCTGATTGGGAATCACCTAACTTTGGTTGTGATTCCGTTGAACTTGCTGATGGTTCAATCGACCTAGGTACTGATGGTAACTGCCAACTAAGCGTAACAGAAGCTGGTAGCTACACATTCACTCTGAATGCGATTCACGAGTTGGATGAAGAAGTAGATGGTCCAGTTGTTTCGGTCACTAAGCAGTAA
- a CDS encoding alpha-amylase family protein, translating to MYNQKYAIYQVFTRLFGNKNTQHVPWGTIEQNGVGKFSDFTDKALSEIRKLGITHIWYTGVPHHALINDYKHLGISDDHPCVVKGRAGSPYAVKDYYSVNPDLAENPELRQEEFEALIKRSHDNGLKVIIDIVPNHVARHYEGLNNPQGVSDFGAEDDTTLEYHRDNNFYYIHNSAFELPDMEPTFTPLGGEQHPNLRSPFIEKPAKWTGNGSRLAKPDFNDWYETAKINYGVRPDGSKDFPELPNDYAQRDYLEHYHFWESVDVPSSWIKFRDITLFWLDKGVDGFRYDMAEMVPVEFWSYLNSSIKMKNPSAFLMAEVYQPNLYRDYIHLGKMDYLYDKVDLYDGLKDIMQDKGSTAIIPEIQHQMMDIEHHMMHFLDNHDEQRIASPEFVGNPNIAKPAMLVSALLSSSPTMIYFGQEVGEPGAENAGFGQPSRTSIFDYIGVPQHQKWMNQGAFDGGLLDDNEKQLRHFYQKVMNFSLEHSSMTGQYLDLHQRNNLSDSVYAFLRYDDQELTIVAANFSQHVTENIHLTVPSDVIQVLTIADDSYLLDEHIEGIQQQVLKVDKSIGSFSLELKPLASLVWVFPLSV from the coding sequence ATGTACAACCAAAAGTACGCCATCTACCAAGTTTTTACGCGTTTATTTGGCAATAAAAACACCCAGCATGTTCCATGGGGCACAATCGAACAAAATGGCGTCGGCAAGTTCAGTGATTTTACAGATAAAGCGCTGTCGGAAATTCGTAAACTCGGAATAACTCACATTTGGTATACCGGAGTGCCGCATCATGCGCTCATCAATGATTACAAGCACCTTGGTATTTCAGACGATCACCCGTGCGTGGTAAAAGGCCGTGCAGGATCACCTTATGCCGTCAAAGATTACTATTCCGTAAACCCAGATCTCGCCGAAAACCCAGAACTCCGTCAGGAAGAGTTTGAGGCATTAATCAAAAGAAGCCACGACAACGGCTTAAAGGTGATCATCGATATCGTCCCTAATCACGTTGCGCGCCATTATGAGGGGCTAAATAACCCACAAGGCGTCAGTGACTTTGGGGCTGAAGATGACACAACACTCGAATACCATCGAGATAACAACTTTTACTACATCCATAATAGTGCCTTTGAACTGCCAGATATGGAGCCCACCTTTACCCCGCTTGGTGGTGAACAACACCCAAACCTTCGCTCTCCGTTTATCGAAAAGCCCGCCAAATGGACAGGCAACGGCTCACGCTTGGCTAAGCCTGATTTCAACGATTGGTATGAAACTGCGAAGATAAATTACGGTGTCCGCCCTGATGGTTCAAAGGACTTCCCAGAGTTACCGAACGACTATGCTCAACGCGACTACCTTGAACACTACCATTTCTGGGAGTCTGTCGATGTGCCTAGCTCTTGGATTAAGTTCCGAGACATCACCTTGTTCTGGTTAGACAAAGGCGTTGATGGTTTCCGGTACGACATGGCTGAAATGGTGCCTGTTGAGTTTTGGAGCTACCTCAACTCATCAATAAAGATGAAAAATCCCAGTGCCTTTTTGATGGCAGAGGTATACCAACCAAACTTGTACCGTGACTACATACATCTCGGAAAAATGGATTATCTATACGATAAAGTGGATCTATACGATGGACTTAAAGACATCATGCAAGACAAAGGTTCAACGGCTATCATCCCCGAAATCCAACATCAGATGATGGATATTGAACATCACATGATGCACTTCTTGGATAACCACGATGAACAACGTATCGCTTCTCCAGAGTTTGTTGGCAATCCTAATATTGCTAAGCCTGCAATGTTAGTCAGCGCCTTATTAAGCAGTTCGCCAACCATGATTTACTTCGGACAAGAAGTCGGCGAACCGGGCGCGGAGAACGCAGGCTTTGGACAACCCTCGCGTACATCAATTTTTGACTACATCGGCGTCCCACAGCACCAAAAATGGATGAACCAAGGTGCATTTGATGGTGGGCTATTAGACGATAACGAAAAACAACTACGTCATTTCTATCAGAAGGTAATGAACTTTTCGCTTGAGCACTCTTCAATGACGGGGCAGTACCTAGACTTACACCAGCGCAATAATTTGAGTGATTCGGTTTACGCATTTCTGCGCTATGACGACCAAGAACTGACCATAGTTGCTGCGAATTTCAGCCAACATGTCACCGAGAATATTCACTTAACCGTTCCAAGTGATGTTATACAAGTACTCACAATCGCTGATGACAGTTACTTGTTAGATGAACATATTGAAGGCATTCAACAACAGGTATTAAAAGTTGATAAAAGTATTGGCAGTTTTAGTCTTGAACTAAAGCCACTGGCTTCGTTGGTTTGGGTATTCCCCTTATCTGTATAG
- a CDS encoding DUF1294 domain-containing protein, with product MLSSSIQIAITYLVMVAVSALFAESSKALLVWYLVIGLVTFFVYAKDKRAAINGNWRVPEKTLHIFSVAGGWLGALIAQDKLRHKTQKQPFRAIYWLTVAINIAVFIWTLTPSGQAIFGRWVSEVIGFL from the coding sequence ATGTTGTCTTCATCTATTCAAATCGCTATCACCTATCTGGTTATGGTTGCGGTGTCTGCGTTGTTTGCGGAAAGTTCGAAAGCGCTGTTGGTGTGGTATCTGGTTATCGGATTGGTGACGTTTTTTGTGTACGCGAAAGACAAGCGAGCGGCGATCAATGGCAATTGGCGCGTGCCTGAGAAAACCTTGCACATTTTTTCTGTCGCTGGTGGTTGGTTGGGGGCTTTGATCGCGCAAGATAAGCTGCGTCATAAAACGCAAAAGCAACCGTTCAGAGCGATTTATTGGCTGACGGTGGCAATAAATATAGCAGTGTTTATATGGACGTTAACGCCGAGCGGGCAGGCGATATTTGGCCGTTGGGTTAGTGAAGTTATTGGGTTTCTTTAA
- a CDS encoding LysE family translocator, translating to MPLEQLSALALFAFVSTFTPGPNNIMLMTSGANVGFARTIPHMLGIALGFAAMLLLVGFGLMGIFNAYPVTHQVLKYLSLAYLVYLAVKIALSGKAKSTEAYKPMTFLGAASFQWVNPKGWSMALTAISVYSSGSSWWELAIIAAIFTLANLPSVTFWTAAGKQLQHWLTTPVRIKSFNYGMAGLLLASTIPML from the coding sequence ATGCCTTTAGAACAACTTAGCGCACTTGCCTTGTTTGCGTTTGTCTCGACCTTCACGCCGGGTCCAAATAACATCATGCTCATGACATCAGGTGCGAATGTTGGCTTTGCCCGTACCATTCCACACATGCTTGGTATTGCTCTAGGGTTTGCAGCCATGTTGCTGTTGGTTGGCTTCGGCTTAATGGGGATTTTCAACGCGTACCCAGTGACGCACCAAGTCTTGAAATACCTGAGCCTTGCTTACCTCGTCTACCTAGCGGTCAAGATAGCATTGAGCGGCAAAGCCAAAAGTACCGAAGCGTATAAGCCGATGACCTTTCTCGGCGCGGCAAGTTTTCAATGGGTGAACCCGAAAGGTTGGTCGATGGCACTGACGGCGATTTCCGTTTATAGCAGCGGCAGCTCGTGGTGGGAACTTGCAATCATCGCTGCCATTTTCACGCTAGCTAACTTACCATCCGTGACATTCTGGACGGCAGCAGGCAAGCAACTGCAACACTGGCTAACAACACCAGTACGCATCAAAAGCTTTAATTACGGCATGGCGGGCTTACTGCTAGCGTCGACAATTCCGATGCTCTAA